A window from Zonotrichia albicollis isolate bZonAlb1 chromosome 8, bZonAlb1.hap1, whole genome shotgun sequence encodes these proteins:
- the CRIP1 gene encoding cysteine-rich protein 1: protein MPKCPRCQKEVYFAEKVTSLGKDWHRPCLRCEKCNKTLTSGGHAEHDGKPYCNHPCYAALFGPKGFGRGGAESHTFK from the exons ATGCCCAAGTGTCCCCGCTGCCAGAAGGAGGTCTACTTCG CCGAGAAGGTGACTTCTCTGGGGAAGGACTGGCACCGGCCCTGCTTGAGATGTGAGAAGTGCAACAAGACCCTGACATCTGGAGGCCATGCAGAG cACGATGGCAAACCCTACTGCAACCACCCCTGCTACGCTGCCTTGTTCGGGCCCAAAG GGTTCGGCCGGGGAGGAGCTGAGAGCCACACGTTCAAATAA